A region from the Acidiferrobacter sp. SPIII_3 genome encodes:
- a CDS encoding GNAT family N-acetyltransferase encodes MSGREALPITIRPLQRTDLPGVMHLHRELGWNPAFKADGSTLGQRLSALIIEDNALLLVAEHDQTVVGYVHGEIVTHLLFAGRELHVTELFVIAEARNRGVGKRLMAAIESEAASRKCFRISVLNSRERDSYRRGFYPSLGYEERPSVAHFTKRLDWG; translated from the coding sequence ATGAGCGGCCGGGAAGCCTTGCCGATTACGATTCGTCCCCTGCAACGCACGGACCTCCCAGGGGTTATGCACCTGCACCGGGAGTTGGGCTGGAACCCGGCCTTCAAGGCCGACGGCAGCACCCTGGGCCAGCGCCTGAGTGCGCTGATCATTGAGGATAACGCCCTGTTGCTCGTCGCCGAGCACGATCAGACGGTGGTCGGCTACGTCCATGGGGAGATCGTCACCCACCTCCTGTTCGCCGGACGCGAGCTCCATGTGACGGAGCTTTTCGTGATCGCCGAGGCGCGCAACCGCGGCGTGGGCAAGCGCTTGATGGCGGCCATAGAGAGCGAGGCCGCATCGCGCAAATGTTTCCGTATCAGTGTCCTGAACAGTCGCGAACGCGACTCCTACCGGCGCGGCTTTTATCCCTCGCTGGGGTACGAAGAACGCCCGAGTGTCGCGCATTTCACA
- a CDS encoding S41 family peptidase, which yields MKKSVARYAVILLAGVFLGAGLTVERAVQAERAAHERASLAHLPLRELRTFAEVYNIVKAEYVLPVSSHKLIDNALRGMVDNLDPHSQYLDPRQYRHLTVDTTGRFGGVGLEVTEYKGFLKVVTPIQGTPGGRSGIRPGDLIVRIDGTFIQGLSLRKSVHLLRGRPGSTVELTVLRKGVSRPLTFHLRRQIIKIHSVASRLLAPGYGYLRISEFQGATGRGVTRALQHLQAENHAPLKGLVLDLRDNPGGVLNAAVAVCDDFMNHGIIVSTRGRIPSSDVVFHAHGPDLLHGAPMVALVNGGSASAAEIVAGALQDNRRAIIMGTRTFGKGSVQTIMPMSNGGALRLTTARYFTPNGRSIQNLGITPNIVVHEGKFVPSGGNDFLREVDLPNHLTNPNPPKTQAKAAGVPPATRKLLDEDYQLRQAFDLLRGLSVYRQFKG from the coding sequence ATGAAGAAGAGCGTGGCGCGTTACGCCGTCATCCTGTTGGCCGGTGTGTTCCTGGGGGCCGGCCTGACGGTCGAGCGCGCGGTGCAGGCCGAGCGCGCCGCGCATGAGCGCGCCAGCCTCGCGCATCTCCCGCTGCGCGAGCTGCGTACCTTCGCGGAGGTCTATAACATCGTCAAGGCCGAGTATGTGCTCCCGGTCAGCAGCCACAAGCTGATCGATAACGCCTTGCGCGGCATGGTCGACAATCTCGACCCCCATTCCCAGTACCTCGATCCCCGCCAGTACCGCCATCTCACGGTCGATACCACCGGACGTTTCGGGGGCGTGGGTCTCGAGGTGACCGAATACAAGGGCTTTCTGAAGGTCGTGACACCCATACAAGGGACCCCGGGAGGGCGCAGCGGCATCCGCCCCGGCGATCTCATAGTGCGCATCGACGGGACCTTCATTCAGGGGTTGTCGCTGCGCAAATCCGTGCACCTGCTTCGCGGGCGCCCCGGATCGACCGTTGAGCTCACGGTATTGCGCAAGGGGGTGAGTCGGCCGCTCACCTTCCATCTGCGCCGTCAGATCATCAAGATCCACAGTGTGGCAAGCCGGCTGCTCGCGCCCGGCTACGGCTATCTGCGCATCTCGGAATTCCAGGGCGCGACCGGCAGGGGCGTGACGCGTGCCCTGCAGCACCTCCAGGCGGAAAACCATGCCCCCTTGAAGGGTCTGGTGCTCGACCTGCGCGACAACCCCGGCGGCGTATTGAACGCGGCCGTCGCGGTCTGCGATGACTTCATGAATCACGGCATCATCGTGAGCACGCGCGGCCGCATCCCGAGCTCGGACGTCGTCTTTCATGCCCATGGCCCCGATCTCTTGCACGGCGCCCCCATGGTCGCGCTGGTGAACGGCGGATCGGCATCGGCCGCCGAGATCGTGGCGGGCGCGTTGCAGGACAACCGGCGCGCGATCATCATGGGCACGAGGACCTTCGGCAAGGGGAGTGTCCAAACCATAATGCCCATGAGCAACGGAGGCGCGCTGCGCCTGACGACGGCCCGATACTTCACGCCCAATGGGCGCTCCATTCAAAATCTCGGGATCACGCCGAACATCGTGGTCCATGAAGGGAAGTTCGTGCCAAGCGGCGGCAATGATTTCCTGCGCGAGGTGGACCTCCCGAACCACCTCACCAATCCGAACCCGCCCAAGACACAGGCCAAGGCGGCGGGCGTCCCGCCCGCGACCCGCAAACTCTTGGACGAGGACTATCAGCTGCGCCAGGCCTTTGACCTGCTCCGGGGGCTGTCCGTGTATCGACAATTCAAGGGGTGA
- the gpmI gene encoding 2,3-bisphosphoglycerate-independent phosphoglycerate mutase, with the protein MPFTPKPLVLVILDGWGYSEQTENNAIAAARKPWWDEAWANASHSLIQASEAAVGLPSKQMGNSEVGHLNLGAGRVVYQEYTRINRAIASGMFFTNKTLTDAVDRARDTHKSLHVLGLLSPGGVHSHEDHIHAMVELAVTRGLNQVYLHAFLDGRDTLPQSAGASLAAMEAKFAALGRGRIASVIGRYYAMDRDHRWPRIQAAYDLLTAAKADYRAANAAEALALAYARGETDEFVKGTLVVPPGEAPRPIDDGDVVVFMNFRSDRARQISRPFVDPAFDGFARAVHPRLGGFVSLTEYQADFNVPVAFPSARLVNVLGAYLADLGKRQLRVAETEKYAHVTFFLNGGTEAPFAGEERILVPSPTDVPTYNRKPEMSAAQVADAVVQAIDTGRHDVIICNFANPDMVGHTGDMAATVRAIEVIDACLARIATAVRARGGEMLITADHGNAEQMLDADSGQAHTAHTTNPVPLLYVGRKARISPQGSLEDVAPTLLRLLNIAPPSEMTGQSLIELV; encoded by the coding sequence AGCCCTGGTGGGACGAGGCCTGGGCCAACGCCAGCCATAGCCTCATCCAGGCCTCCGAGGCCGCCGTCGGCCTGCCCTCGAAACAGATGGGGAACTCCGAGGTCGGCCATTTGAATCTCGGGGCCGGACGCGTCGTCTATCAGGAGTATACGCGCATCAATCGGGCGATCGCCTCGGGCATGTTTTTCACCAACAAGACCCTCACGGATGCCGTGGACCGGGCACGCGATACCCATAAGAGCCTGCATGTGCTCGGGTTGTTGTCGCCGGGCGGGGTGCACAGCCACGAGGATCATATCCACGCCATGGTCGAGCTCGCGGTCACGCGCGGACTAAACCAGGTGTACCTGCACGCCTTTCTCGACGGCCGCGATACCCTGCCGCAGAGCGCCGGCGCCTCGCTCGCGGCCATGGAGGCCAAATTCGCGGCCCTCGGGCGCGGACGTATCGCCTCGGTGATCGGGCGTTACTATGCCATGGACCGCGACCACAGGTGGCCGCGCATCCAGGCCGCCTACGACCTTCTGACCGCGGCCAAGGCCGACTACCGCGCGGCCAACGCCGCCGAGGCCCTGGCGCTCGCCTACGCCCGCGGGGAAACCGATGAGTTCGTCAAGGGGACCCTTGTCGTTCCGCCGGGAGAGGCGCCGCGTCCGATAGACGACGGTGATGTCGTCGTGTTCATGAACTTCCGCTCGGATCGCGCCCGCCAGATCAGTCGGCCGTTCGTCGACCCGGCGTTCGACGGCTTCGCGCGCGCCGTGCATCCGCGTCTTGGCGGTTTTGTGAGCCTCACGGAATACCAGGCCGACTTCAATGTCCCGGTGGCCTTTCCGTCGGCGCGTCTCGTCAACGTCCTCGGCGCCTATTTGGCGGATCTCGGCAAGCGCCAGTTGCGTGTCGCGGAAACCGAAAAGTATGCGCACGTCACGTTTTTCCTAAACGGCGGAACGGAGGCCCCGTTCGCCGGCGAGGAGCGCATCCTCGTGCCCTCGCCCACCGACGTGCCGACCTACAACCGCAAACCGGAGATGAGCGCGGCACAGGTCGCAGACGCGGTGGTTCAGGCCATCGACACCGGGCGCCACGACGTCATCATCTGCAACTTCGCCAATCCCGACATGGTCGGGCATACCGGCGACATGGCCGCGACCGTGCGCGCCATAGAGGTCATCGATGCCTGCCTTGCGCGTATCGCGACCGCCGTGCGCGCCCGTGGCGGCGAGATGCTGATCACCGCCGACCACGGCAATGCCGAACAGATGCTCGATGCCGACAGTGGTCAGGCGCATACCGCGCATACTACAAACCCCGTGCCGCTCTTGTATGTCGGGCGTAAGGCGCGTATCAGTCCGCAAGGCTCGTTGGAGGATGTCGCCCCAACCCTGCTGCGCCTGCTCAATATCGCCCCGCCGTCCGAGATGACCGGGCAGTCGTTGATCGAACTCGTGTGA
- a CDS encoding murein hydrolase activator EnvC yields MSARGLGKRWSVPASGRFAWVLLAALFPIPAAHAGPRHDLQLLRAREAALQQHLDQTLRERSHAQDALRLSEDQVAHASRALRHAQALLRRSEMRVRALTARAARLRGTEAQERRAIDRQAVAAYAAGREGAVQLLFSQKDPRFLARMMMYYGYVLRARAHRLTALRDTASALHRTIAAAAAETSKWRARATAAAAQARRFRVALARRARAVRRLDRQAQSGHARLLALRRRALRLRTLVRRLRRLPKVPGPMPQPVGPFARFRGRLPMPIPARYSTLRMARAPGHLGRWEGVLIPGRFGEDVRAVFPGRVVYANWLRGYGLLLILENGGGFMTLYGHNQTLLKRVGDVVSAGEVIATVGDSGGFSRPGLYFDISHDGQPLDPLAWLAHR; encoded by the coding sequence GTGAGCGCACGGGGTCTGGGCAAGCGGTGGAGCGTGCCTGCCAGCGGCCGTTTCGCATGGGTCCTGCTTGCCGCCCTGTTCCCGATACCGGCCGCGCATGCCGGGCCGCGCCACGACCTGCAACTGCTGCGCGCGCGCGAGGCGGCCTTGCAACAGCACCTCGATCAGACCTTGCGTGAACGCAGCCATGCCCAAGACGCCTTGCGCCTGTCCGAAGACCAGGTAGCGCACGCCAGCCGCGCGCTCCGGCATGCCCAGGCCTTACTGCGTCGATCCGAGATGCGCGTACGCGCCCTCACGGCACGCGCCGCGAGGCTGCGCGGCACCGAGGCGCAAGAGCGGCGCGCCATCGATCGCCAGGCGGTGGCCGCCTATGCCGCCGGTCGCGAGGGCGCGGTCCAGCTGCTCTTCAGCCAAAAGGATCCACGCTTCCTGGCACGCATGATGATGTACTACGGCTACGTCCTGCGCGCACGCGCCCACCGGCTTACGGCCCTGCGGGACACCGCCTCGGCGCTCCACCGGACCATCGCCGCGGCCGCCGCCGAGACCAGCAAGTGGCGCGCGCGCGCGACGGCCGCCGCGGCCCAGGCCCGGCGTTTTCGTGTCGCGCTCGCGCGCCGGGCGCGGGCGGTGCGCCGGCTCGACCGCCAGGCGCAGAGCGGCCATGCGCGGTTGCTCGCTTTGCGCCGCCGCGCCTTACGCCTGCGTACCCTCGTGCGCCGCTTGCGGCGTCTGCCCAAGGTGCCGGGCCCCATGCCGCAGCCCGTGGGGCCGTTCGCCCGTTTTCGGGGGCGCCTGCCGATGCCGATTCCGGCCCGCTACTCGACCTTGCGCATGGCGCGCGCGCCGGGACACCTCGGCCGGTGGGAGGGGGTGCTCATCCCTGGCCGTTTCGGTGAGGATGTACGCGCCGTGTTCCCCGGACGCGTGGTCTATGCCAACTGGTTGCGTGGTTATGGTTTGTTGTTGATACTGGAGAACGGCGGCGGGTTCATGACCCTCTACGGTCATAACCAGACCCTGCTAAAGCGTGTCGGCGATGTCGTGTCCGCGGGCGAGGTCATTGCGACCGTGGGGGATAGCGGCGGATTCTCGCGACCCGGGCTGTATTTCGATATCAGCCATGACGGCCAACCCCTCGATCCCCTGGCCTGGCTCGCGCATCGGTGA